In Methanosarcina barkeri MS, a single window of DNA contains:
- a CDS encoding MFS transporter produces MKKYSSFNSKFILNATISAVAGYRAKLNCFSRNACLFLGYIFLISLSLGIYEVIFNLYILRLGFREDFLGLMLSLVSISTGLFAIPAAMFCDRAGRKNTLLLSCLLLLFSFAVLYTTTSTFLLVFFSILYGVSSSLKIVTASTFMVENSTSYERMHLFSMYYLLYTIGVMIGNFAGGILPQTFTSSLKIDPTGPTAYQLSLYASLAAVLISLLPLIFIKNKKTILPGKPALFSTLSSTLRSKTIQKLVLVNGLIGMGWGLALPYFNVYFDIVLRASSRQIGFIFSLSQVVMMFTLLFVPILTEWLGKVKVVALVQLSSIPFLLLFTSTSVLTIAAFGYIMRSAIMNMSNPVLSNFNMEVVSEEQRATVNSLIWMSCYTCVGLSTYAGGLMMAHNYYSLPFLLTCVLYVIATVLYYLFFDKMEKEQKNLEISV; encoded by the coding sequence ATGAAAAAATACTCATCATTTAACAGCAAGTTTATTTTAAATGCAACCATCAGTGCGGTCGCCGGATACAGGGCAAAATTAAATTGTTTCAGTCGAAATGCGTGCCTGTTCTTAGGATATATTTTCCTCATCTCTTTGAGCCTGGGAATTTACGAAGTAATCTTCAATCTGTACATCTTAAGGCTCGGGTTCAGGGAGGATTTCCTGGGACTCATGCTCTCACTGGTTTCCATATCCACTGGCCTGTTTGCAATCCCTGCGGCCATGTTCTGCGATAGGGCAGGCAGAAAGAACACATTGTTATTGTCCTGCCTTCTTCTCCTGTTTTCCTTTGCAGTCCTGTATACCACTACCTCAACATTCCTGCTGGTTTTTTTCAGCATTCTCTATGGGGTATCCTCATCACTTAAAATAGTTACAGCATCTACGTTCATGGTTGAAAACTCAACGAGTTATGAAAGGATGCATCTATTTTCGATGTACTACCTGTTATACACTATAGGTGTCATGATAGGAAACTTTGCGGGTGGCATTCTACCGCAGACCTTTACCAGCTCACTCAAGATTGACCCCACAGGCCCAACGGCTTATCAGCTCTCACTATATGCATCTTTAGCTGCTGTGTTAATTTCCCTGCTACCTCTGATATTCATAAAAAACAAAAAAACCATTCTGCCAGGAAAGCCAGCTCTGTTTTCTACCCTTTCTTCTACTTTAAGGTCAAAAACGATCCAAAAATTAGTTCTGGTAAACGGGCTTATAGGTATGGGATGGGGGTTGGCTCTTCCCTATTTTAATGTTTATTTTGACATTGTCCTTAGAGCAAGTTCCAGGCAGATAGGCTTCATCTTTTCTCTTTCTCAAGTGGTCATGATGTTCACTTTATTATTTGTCCCTATACTTACTGAATGGTTAGGGAAAGTAAAGGTTGTAGCCCTGGTTCAGCTCTCTTCAATTCCATTTCTTTTGCTTTTTACATCTACATCCGTACTTACAATAGCTGCTTTCGGATACATCATGAGGTCAGCTATAATGAATATGTCAAATCCTGTATTGAGCAATTTCAATATGGAAGTTGTTAGCGAAGAACAGAGAGCAACTGTGAACAGCCTGATATGGATGAGCTGTTATACATGTGTTGGACTAAGCACCTATGCAGGTGGTTTGATGATGGCTCACAACTACTATAGTCTTCCCTTCCTTCTGACCTGTGTTTTATATGTAATTGCTACTGTACTTTATTATTTGTTCTTTGATAAGATGGAAAAGGAGCAAAAAAACTTAGAGATCTCGGTCTGA
- the tes gene encoding tetraether lipid synthase Tes: MRLTKSICPECKRVIEASIFEENGKIIMGKKCPDHGSFRDVYWSDAELYWKFEKYSYTGTGVSNFKSSGSLNCPFGCGICQHHESGTLLANIDVTNRCNLKCPVCFANAKVKGFVFEPSFEEIRKMMETLRNEKPVPCSAIQFSGGEPTVRDDLPEIIELAQELGFAHIQLASNGVRLANSPEYCKRLKDATLRTVYLAFDGITPEPYFETRGFNALSLKKKAIENCRRCGPESIVLVPTLAKGVNDSQIGGIIRYAAENLDIIKGVNFQPIAFTGRIDQSQREQKRITIPDVIKLAEEQTNGEIPCNAWYPVSFVVPLSRFLSAMRKVPIPELTVHPHCGAGTYVFYEEGHFIPITNFLDVEGFVEFLAETTSEMNGRVSRILTLPKIIKQVPRYIDEKKGPKSINVVQMILGVLKKGDMENTSRFHRNTLFLGTMHFQDLYNIDLERIKKCGVHYAIPDGRIIPFCAYNNFHRDSVESKFSAPYI; this comes from the coding sequence ATGAGACTAACAAAATCTATTTGCCCAGAATGCAAAAGAGTAATTGAAGCTTCGATCTTCGAGGAAAATGGGAAAATAATAATGGGAAAAAAATGTCCCGATCACGGGAGTTTCAGGGATGTCTACTGGTCAGATGCTGAACTCTACTGGAAGTTCGAAAAGTATTCATATACAGGAACAGGGGTTTCAAACTTCAAGAGTTCCGGTTCTTTAAACTGCCCTTTTGGTTGCGGGATCTGCCAGCATCATGAATCGGGAACTTTACTTGCAAACATAGATGTTACTAATCGATGTAACCTTAAATGCCCTGTCTGTTTTGCAAATGCAAAAGTAAAGGGCTTCGTTTTCGAACCAAGCTTCGAAGAAATCCGAAAGATGATGGAAACACTAAGAAATGAGAAACCTGTGCCCTGCTCTGCCATTCAGTTTTCAGGTGGAGAGCCAACAGTAAGGGATGACCTTCCGGAGATTATTGAACTGGCCCAGGAGCTGGGGTTTGCACATATCCAGCTTGCAAGCAACGGAGTTCGCCTTGCTAATAGTCCTGAATACTGCAAAAGGCTAAAAGATGCAACCTTGCGTACTGTTTATCTAGCTTTTGACGGAATCACTCCAGAGCCTTATTTTGAAACTCGGGGCTTTAACGCTCTGTCTTTGAAGAAAAAAGCTATTGAAAATTGCAGACGTTGCGGGCCTGAAAGTATTGTGCTTGTTCCAACTCTTGCAAAAGGTGTAAATGACTCTCAGATAGGGGGGATCATCCGTTATGCAGCCGAAAATCTTGACATTATAAAAGGAGTGAACTTCCAGCCAATTGCGTTTACAGGAAGAATAGATCAGTCTCAAAGAGAACAGAAGAGAATCACCATACCTGACGTCATAAAGCTTGCGGAAGAACAGACTAATGGAGAGATTCCCTGTAATGCCTGGTACCCGGTATCTTTTGTGGTTCCTCTAAGCCGCTTCCTCTCAGCTATGAGAAAAGTTCCTATTCCGGAGTTGACAGTTCATCCACACTGCGGTGCTGGAACTTACGTTTTCTATGAAGAAGGGCACTTTATCCCAATTACAAATTTTCTTGATGTGGAAGGTTTTGTTGAATTTCTGGCTGAAACAACCTCAGAAATGAATGGAAGAGTTAGCAGAATTCTAACCCTTCCGAAGATCATCAAGCAAGTGCCACGGTACATTGACGAGAAGAAGGGACCAAAGTCGATAAATGTAGTCCAGATGATCCTTGGTGTCCTTAAAAAAGGTGATATGGAAAATACATCACGTTTTCACAGAAATACACTATTCCTCGGAACAATGCATTTTCAGGATTTATACAACATAGATCTTGAAAGAATCAAAAAATGCGGAGTACATTATGCCATACCAGACGGTAGAATAATTCCTTTCTGCGCATATAACAACTTTCATAGAGACTCCGTCGAATCAAAGTTCTCGGCGCCTTATATATAG
- a CDS encoding glycoside hydrolase family 130 protein, producing MIWKDEGELFVRCKKNPILTVDYWPYKVSSVFNPAAVMVDNTTILLVRVEDHRGFSHLTVARSKNGIDGWEIDPKPTFSSDPTYYSEEIYGIEDPRITYIDEIGKWAIAYTAFSDSGPLTSLAYTENFTNFQRVGPIMPPENKDAAIFPTRLNGKWAMLHRPLSNIAGAKANIWISFSPDMKYWGEHKVLLYAREGGWWDARKIGLAPPPMKTSDGWLIMYYGVRQTTSKKSYRLGLALLDLEDPTKVLHRSEGWVFGPREMYERTGDVNDVVFPCGWILVGDELRIYYGSADMSVAMASAKMSDIMQYIRECPGTQCFE from the coding sequence ATGATCTGGAAAGATGAAGGAGAATTATTTGTAAGATGTAAGAAGAATCCGATACTTACAGTTGATTATTGGCCTTATAAGGTCAGCTCGGTATTTAACCCTGCAGCGGTTATGGTCGACAATACAACTATACTACTGGTACGGGTTGAAGACCATAGAGGTTTTTCCCATCTTACGGTAGCTAGAAGCAAGAATGGAATTGACGGTTGGGAAATTGATCCCAAACCAACCTTTTCCTCGGATCCAACATACTATTCTGAAGAGATATATGGTATTGAAGATCCACGTATAACTTACATTGATGAAATAGGAAAATGGGCTATAGCTTATACGGCTTTTTCGGACTCGGGTCCATTAACGTCTCTTGCCTATACCGAAAATTTCACTAATTTTCAGAGAGTAGGGCCTATCATGCCGCCTGAAAATAAAGATGCTGCTATTTTTCCTACAAGACTTAACGGCAAATGGGCAATGTTACACAGGCCTCTATCTAACATTGCAGGTGCAAAGGCAAATATCTGGATATCTTTTTCGCCTGATATGAAATACTGGGGAGAGCATAAGGTTCTTTTGTACGCTCGAGAAGGAGGGTGGTGGGATGCCCGTAAAATTGGATTAGCCCCTCCGCCAATGAAAACATCTGATGGATGGTTAATTATGTACTATGGGGTACGTCAGACAACATCTAAAAAGAGCTATCGGCTCGGACTTGCTCTTCTTGACCTTGAAGATCCCACAAAAGTACTCCATAGGTCAGAAGGCTGGGTTTTCGGGCCTCGTGAAATGTATGAGCGGACTGGAGACGTTAATGATGTTGTTTTCCCGTGTGGATGGATCCTTGTGGGCGATGAACTCCGCATTTATTATGGAAGTGCAGATATGTCTGTAGCAATGGCCAGTGCAAAAATGAGCGATATTATGCAGTATATCCGTGAATGTCCTGGGACACAATGCTTTGAATAA